The following coding sequences are from one Paenibacillus sp. FSL R5-0912 window:
- a CDS encoding DMT family transporter, which produces MKSYLALSIAILSEIFGTTMLKLSDGFSSVLPSIGVVIGMGVAFYSLSISLRTIPLSLAYAIWSGVGTALTALIGILIWKDPFNLLTGISLLTIIGGLVLLNSSSHAGQAAEHTPAK; this is translated from the coding sequence GTGAAAAGTTATCTAGCACTAAGTATTGCCATCCTCTCGGAAATCTTTGGCACGACAATGCTCAAGCTCTCCGACGGATTCAGCAGTGTGCTGCCGTCTATCGGGGTAGTGATTGGAATGGGTGTGGCCTTTTACAGCTTGTCCATTAGTCTCCGAACCATACCGTTAAGCCTGGCTTATGCCATCTGGTCAGGTGTGGGAACGGCGCTGACTGCACTCATCGGTATCCTGATCTGGAAGGATCCCTTCAACCTGCTCACCGGCATTAGTCTGCTTACCATTATCGGGGGGCTCGTCTTGCTGAATTCCTCTAGTCATGCCGGGCAGGCAGCAGAGCATACACCCGCCAAATAG
- a CDS encoding DMT family transporter has protein sequence MNSYVLLSLAIVSEVFGSSMLKASNGFKRLLPSIAVVAGMGLAFFNLSLALKEIPLGTAYAIWSGVGTALTALVGVLVYKESLNVKKVAGLLLIIGGVVLLKLSTEG, from the coding sequence GTGAATTCTTATGTATTATTGTCGTTAGCTATTGTGAGTGAGGTCTTCGGCAGCTCCATGCTTAAGGCATCGAACGGGTTCAAAAGACTGCTTCCATCCATTGCGGTGGTCGCCGGCATGGGGCTGGCGTTCTTCAATCTGTCACTCGCGCTGAAGGAGATCCCCCTCGGGACGGCTTATGCCATCTGGTCGGGTGTGGGAACGGCGTTAACCGCATTGGTTGGCGTACTGGTCTATAAAGAAAGTCTGAATGTCAAAAAAGTAGCAGGACTGCTCCTCATCATTGGCGGTGTGGTGCTCCTGAAGCTTTCAACGGAGGGTTGA